A region from the Leptospirillum ferriphilum ML-04 genome encodes:
- a CDS encoding SAM hydrolase/SAM-dependent halogenase family protein encodes MKESPLITLATDFGYNDPYVGVLKGVLYSHLKNPGIVDITHNLPVFRPDLALPFLLDSLPWFPADSYHLVIVDPGVGSERQGILMRGFFGWIVLPDNGLPQQLLKWLGPLEAYLLNKSSFPEGNSSPTFQARDFFAPALIRLIQGTPILDFSSPIRAEQLKTIPEQSSGNCLVWNTDHFGNILLGYHVQKHPAEVNILLGREKIPFVGRYQDIRPGELGVLVNSSRWLEIFSREDSAANRLNVKIGDRIPVGIVGGEGRYL; translated from the coding sequence TTGAAAGAGAGTCCTCTGATCACCCTTGCAACGGATTTTGGATACAACGATCCCTATGTCGGAGTTTTGAAAGGAGTCTTGTACTCTCATCTCAAGAATCCAGGAATCGTCGACATTACACACAATCTTCCCGTTTTTCGACCGGACCTTGCGCTTCCCTTCCTGCTTGATTCGCTGCCGTGGTTTCCCGCAGACTCTTACCATCTGGTCATTGTCGACCCGGGAGTTGGCTCAGAGCGACAAGGGATCCTTATGCGAGGTTTCTTTGGATGGATTGTCCTGCCTGACAATGGACTTCCCCAACAACTCCTTAAATGGCTGGGTCCCCTGGAAGCTTATCTTCTGAACAAAAGCTCTTTTCCGGAAGGAAATTCCTCTCCAACATTTCAGGCAAGAGATTTTTTTGCACCGGCTCTTATCCGTCTGATACAGGGAACCCCGATTCTCGATTTCTCCTCACCCATCAGGGCCGAGCAGTTGAAGACGATACCGGAACAATCCTCTGGAAACTGTCTCGTCTGGAACACAGACCACTTCGGAAACATTCTCCTTGGCTACCATGTCCAAAAACACCCTGCAGAGGTCAACATTCTCCTGGGCAGAGAAAAGATTCCATTTGTAGGCAGATATCAGGACATACGTCCCGGAGAGTTGGGAGTTCTAGTCAATAGTTCCCGGTGGCTGGAAATTTTCAGCAGAGAAGATTCGGCCGCGAACCGGCTAAACGTGAAAATCGGAGACAGGATTCCCGTCGGTATCGTCGGGGGTGAGGGACGTTATCTTTAA
- a CDS encoding Fur family transcriptional regulator: MYTYQEMLSILNNGGYRLTDQRLSLLQVLETFGGSFSALDFEKKANEMEPSIGRATLFRAIDLFLEQGILEKIHRENGDDVYIVGSKGHHHHIICRDCGEIRDIDACPFEKELEEVIQREGFSSTIHRIEIEGICESCRKKGEGKN, translated from the coding sequence ATGTATACGTATCAGGAAATGCTGTCAATACTGAACAACGGCGGATACCGACTGACAGACCAGAGACTGTCCTTGCTGCAGGTTTTGGAGACCTTCGGAGGAAGTTTTTCAGCATTGGACTTTGAAAAAAAAGCGAACGAAATGGAACCTTCCATAGGACGGGCGACGTTGTTTCGGGCAATTGATCTGTTTCTCGAACAGGGGATTCTCGAGAAGATTCACAGGGAAAACGGGGATGATGTTTATATTGTGGGTTCGAAAGGACATCATCACCATATTATCTGCCGGGATTGCGGCGAAATTCGGGATATTGACGCCTGTCCGTTTGAAAAAGAGCTGGAAGAAGTGATTCAGAGGGAAGGGTTCTCTTCCACAATACACAGGATTGAGATTGAAGGGATCTGCGAAAGTTGTCGGAAGAAGGGAGAGGGCAAGAACTAA
- a CDS encoding methyltransferase family protein: protein MIFLILWRLNQSGGYPLLSRLLASPIRGTLSLKAGVLLCWWVYLAGVFFRFLGTAYIGRQKIWSAKIRKENTQTTGPFRYIRHPVYTGSLLIIFSLAPLCSPQGALFLLSTGGLFTYYLARQEETILDTPVVGRQQGSSINRFWPKKGFLTFLRNDGLREIAKKKREIFFSEFYNIAFGTGFFVFGISLSVRAFWYAFFGSLILMSAVFLYFRISSQPIP from the coding sequence TTGATTTTCCTGATACTCTGGAGATTGAATCAATCAGGTGGATATCCACTGCTTTCACGTCTCTTGGCATCGCCAATCAGAGGGACTTTGTCCCTGAAAGCCGGAGTCCTCTTGTGTTGGTGGGTTTATCTTGCCGGAGTTTTTTTCCGTTTTCTTGGAACAGCTTATATCGGAAGACAAAAAATCTGGTCAGCAAAGATCCGAAAAGAAAATACCCAGACAACAGGTCCATTCCGATACATCCGGCATCCTGTTTATACCGGCTCTCTTTTGATCATTTTTTCCCTCGCTCCTCTTTGTTCTCCTCAAGGGGCCCTTTTTCTTCTCAGCACAGGTGGACTGTTCACATACTATCTTGCCAGGCAGGAAGAGACGATTCTTGACACACCAGTGGTAGGGAGACAACAAGGTTCCTCCATCAACCGGTTTTGGCCAAAAAAGGGATTCCTCACGTTTCTCCGAAACGACGGATTGCGGGAAATCGCAAAGAAAAAAAGAGAGATTTTCTTTTCAGAGTTTTACAATATTGCTTTCGGAACGGGATTTTTCGTTTTTGGTATCAGTCTTTCTGTTCGGGCATTCTGGTATGCATTTTTCGGTTCTCTGATCCTGATGAGCGCCGTTTTTCTTTATTTCCGGATTTCCTCCCAACCCATCCCGTAG
- a CDS encoding 30S ribosomal protein S1: protein MSIEQAVSKVTQVAEGQGMGVSDQDVMLSAEEMDRLYADTLRNLDEGSVVEGRVIEIYPSEVVVDIGYKSEGHISKSEFSEEEIQALKVDDIIHVYLEEREDVNGNLVLSKEKADRMKVWDAIEEQFNRSDVIEGRIISRIKGGMTVDVGLKAFLPGSQIDLRPVRDMDRLIGQTIQVRIIKMNKKRGNIIVSRRVLLEEWRDRRKKVTMDALKEGEVLEGIVKNITDYGAFIDLGGIDGLLHITDMSWGRVTNPQEFMNVGDKVNVVVLKHDKETGRVSLGLKQLTPDPWTTVGSRYPEGTRVNARVVSITDYGAFLEIEPGIEGLMHVTEMSWNHEVKHPSKIMSVGDTIEVQVLKIDEKNRKISLGLKQLGPNPWDDVEGKYPVGAVVSGKIKSLTDFGAFVGLDEGIDGLIHISDMSWTKHVRHPSEVFKKGQKVDVVVLKIEKERQRLSLGFKQVSEDPWDSDIPSRFPVGSFLDGVVTKVMDFGFFVELAEGIEGLVHVSEVDLESGQRLDQVYQPGMSLPVRVIKLDPAERKIGLSMKAVSADAPLEPAPAVSAQPAPGNAMEEALKSARKKGKKSTESPEENA, encoded by the coding sequence ATGTCAATTGAACAGGCTGTGTCAAAGGTAACACAAGTTGCAGAAGGTCAGGGAATGGGTGTCTCGGACCAGGATGTTATGTTGTCCGCGGAAGAAATGGATCGCCTTTACGCGGATACCCTGCGGAACCTTGATGAAGGATCTGTGGTGGAAGGAAGGGTGATCGAGATTTATCCGAGCGAGGTTGTTGTCGATATCGGTTATAAGTCAGAAGGTCACATCTCAAAGTCCGAGTTTTCTGAAGAAGAGATTCAGGCACTGAAGGTGGATGACATTATTCATGTCTACCTTGAAGAACGGGAAGATGTAAACGGTAACCTTGTCCTTTCAAAGGAGAAGGCTGACCGGATGAAAGTCTGGGATGCGATTGAAGAGCAGTTTAATCGCAGCGATGTCATCGAAGGACGCATTATATCCCGTATCAAGGGTGGCATGACTGTTGATGTTGGCCTGAAGGCCTTTTTGCCTGGTTCCCAGATTGATCTGCGGCCGGTTCGCGATATGGACCGCCTGATCGGACAGACCATCCAGGTCCGAATCATCAAGATGAATAAAAAGAGAGGGAACATCATCGTATCGCGGAGGGTTCTGCTCGAAGAGTGGCGGGATCGTCGCAAGAAGGTGACGATGGATGCCCTCAAGGAGGGCGAGGTCCTCGAGGGGATCGTTAAAAATATCACCGATTATGGTGCATTTATCGATCTTGGCGGGATTGACGGCCTCCTCCATATTACGGACATGTCCTGGGGGCGTGTGACCAATCCGCAGGAATTTATGAATGTTGGGGACAAGGTAAACGTAGTGGTCCTCAAGCATGACAAGGAAACCGGAAGGGTTTCTCTGGGTCTCAAGCAGCTGACGCCGGATCCCTGGACGACTGTCGGAAGCAGATATCCGGAGGGCACACGTGTTAATGCTCGCGTTGTATCGATTACGGATTATGGCGCGTTCCTGGAAATTGAGCCCGGGATCGAAGGGTTGATGCATGTGACGGAAATGAGCTGGAATCATGAGGTCAAGCATCCCAGCAAAATTATGTCCGTTGGAGATACCATAGAAGTTCAGGTTCTCAAGATCGACGAGAAAAATCGGAAGATCTCTCTGGGACTGAAGCAATTGGGCCCCAATCCGTGGGATGATGTGGAGGGTAAATACCCGGTCGGAGCGGTTGTTTCGGGTAAGATCAAGAGTCTGACAGACTTTGGTGCTTTTGTTGGCCTGGATGAAGGAATTGATGGCCTGATCCATATTTCGGATATGTCGTGGACCAAGCATGTCCGCCATCCTTCAGAAGTGTTTAAAAAGGGGCAGAAAGTTGATGTTGTCGTTCTGAAAATTGAGAAAGAACGTCAGCGTCTTTCTCTCGGCTTCAAGCAGGTGTCCGAGGATCCATGGGATTCAGATATCCCGTCCAGGTTTCCGGTGGGGTCCTTCCTGGATGGAGTTGTGACCAAAGTGATGGACTTCGGCTTTTTTGTTGAGCTTGCTGAAGGAATCGAAGGACTTGTTCATGTCAGTGAGGTGGACCTCGAATCGGGACAAAGACTTGATCAAGTCTATCAGCCCGGGATGTCTCTTCCTGTGCGGGTCATCAAGCTGGATCCGGCTGAGAGGAAGATCGGATTGTCCATGAAAGCTGT